From Pagrus major chromosome 6, Pma_NU_1.0, one genomic window encodes:
- the LOC140997990 gene encoding general transcription factor II-I repeat domain-containing protein 2-like, whose protein sequence is MAEPKKRKIASECRRFQTRWENEYFFKEINGKCVCLICNEAVAVMKEYNVRRHYETKHQSYTSYTGAERTQKFKQMAASLQVQQQFFSRANKIQENATAASYEVAKLIAQHGKPFSDGDFIKQCLIKVTEIMCPEKVQDFNNVSLSRNTVVRRIEDLSANLKDQLRDKACAFDFYSVACDESTDATDTAQLLIYLRGVDNNFCCTEELLDMKSLKGTTTGKDIFEAVSDAVENMGLKWDKLCGVTTDGAPAMTGERKGMASLVCAKVKESGGEAVRVHCIIHQEALCAKTVQLGDVMNTVVKTVNIIRARGLYHREFQAFLSEVDAEYGDVLYHCDVRWLSRGSVLQRFYSLRSEIDEFLKEKGRPLHELSDHLWLADLAFLVDLTHHLNTLNKNLQGKEQLVPHLHAHIKAFCVKLRLFETQLRSFNAAHFPTLSEIKSAFPEAKLSAKKEKYVSVIASLVTEFNQRFQDFSAIEKEIRLFSTPFMVDAEEVEESLQLELIEMQCDDLLKSQHQLLSLPDFYQSLDNAKFPLMRRHAKRMMSLFGSTYICEQTFSLLNQNKSRLRTRMTDSHLCEVLRVSTTKLSPDMSAILQSKAQHHCSH, encoded by the coding sequence ATGGCAGAACCGAAGAAACGGAAAATAGCAAGTGAGTGCAGAAGATTCCAGACACGGTgggaaaatgaatatttcttCAAAGAAATCAACGGaaagtgtgtctgtttgatttGCAATGAAGCTGTTGCTGTGATGAAAGAGTATAATGTCCGTCGGCACTATGAGACCAAACATCAGAGCTACACATCGTACACCGGTGCTGAACGAACACAGAAATTCAAGCAAATGGCAGCTAGCCTGCAAGttcaacaacagtttttttccCGTGCcaacaaaatacaagaaaatgcCACAGCAGCAAGCTATGAAGTTGCTAAACTCATTGCCCAGCACGGCAAACCATTCTCAGACGGTGATTTCATAAAGCAGTGCCTCATCAAAGTCACAGAAATAATGTGCCCGGAAAAAGTGCAGGATTTTAACAACGTGAGCCTGTCCAGAAATACAGTGGTGCGGCGAATCGAGGACTTGTCAGCTAACTTGAAAGATCAGCTCAGAGACAAAGCTTGTGCTTTTGATTTTTACTCAGTTGCATGCGATGAGAGCACAGATGCTACAGACACCGCGCAGCTGTTAATTTATTTGCGGGGAGTTGATAATAATTTTTGCTGTACGGAGGAGCTGCTTGATATGAAGAGCCTAAAAGGCACAACGACGGGCAAAGACATTTTTGAAGCTGTGTCAGATGCAGTGGAAAATATGGGGCTAAAATGGGACAAGCTCTGTGGAGTAACAACGGATGGAGCTCCGGCTATGACGGGTGAGCGCAAAGGAATGGCATCGTTGGTGTGCGCCAAGGTAAAAGAGAGCGGAGGTGAGGCTGTTCGAGTGCACTGTATAATCCACCAAGAGGCACTGTGCGCTAAGACTGTCCAGCTGGGCGATGTGATGAACACTGTTGTAAAAACTGTCAACATAATTCGAGCTAGAGGACTGTACCACAGAGAATTCCAAGCTTTCCTATCTGAGGTGGATGCTGAATACGGGGATGTGCTCTACCACTGTGACGTGCGGTGGCTCAGCCGCGGCTCTGTGCTGCAGCGGTTTTATTCGCTGAGATCAGAAATCGACGAGTTTTTGAAAGAGAAGGGCCGACCGCTTCATGAGCTGAGTGACCATCTATGGCTGGCAGACTTGGCATTTTTAGTTGATCTCACTCATCATCTGAATACACTGAACAAGAACCTACAAGGCAAAGAACAGCTGGTGCCACACCTGCATGCGCACATCAAAGCGTTCTGTGTAAAGCTCCGCCTATTTGAGACACAGCTACGGAGCTTTAATGCTGCACACTTCCCCACGCTGTCTGAAATCAAGTCTGCGTTTCCAGAGGCCAAGCTTTCTgctaaaaaggaaaaatatgtgtCTGTGATTGCATCTCTTGTGACAGAATTCAACCAGCGTTTCCAAGATTTTTCTGCCATTGAGAAAGAAATCAGGCTGTTCTCCACTCCCTTCATGGTGGATGCAGAAGAAGTGGAAGAGAGTCTGCAGTTAGAACTCATTGAAATGCAGTGTGATGATCTTCTGAAGAGTCAACATcagcttctctccctccctgacTTCTATCAGAGTTTGGATAATGCCAAGTTTCCTCTGATGCGACGCCACGCAAAAAGAATGATGAGCCTGTTCGGCTCAACATACATATGtgaacaaacattttctctgttAAATCAGAACAAAAGCAGACTGAGAACCAGAATGACTGATAGCCATCTCTGTGAAGTCCTTCGTGTCTCAACCACCAAACTTTCTCCTGACATGTCAGCCATCCTGCAGTCCAAAGCACAGCATCACTGCTCCCACTGA